The following coding sequences are from one Pseudomonas oryzae window:
- a CDS encoding PAS domain-containing sensor histidine kinase yields MSVRPSPLRHLIALILLGLALLAGRSAAAEGVVADAGQWQTGPAPLQVGVVLQAPYAELDRRQRQDLLVGAHVELMEALAEQLGVGLRWHTFADQDALETAVRHGEIELAPGLQQTPSGLRLWRYSDPYLRIPHLIVGERSSAAAVRLDRLSRQQPVAVRDDSPVQRFLRSSHSGLEVLSASSERQALRLVLAGEASYAVIDEAQYARLLGEAEFAPLQVLGDVGYPLLLRVAVRRDLDALAARIDQGLRALPEERLEQLQRRWLQPPVAGLGETAGFWRSLALLLGLLLAALLVATWWLRRESSELEQRLAAARHDLWLRESAEQALRLTQFSIDHSTVGILWVNWDSHVRYANHAAEQLLGYRPGELVERPLRELEPQLDMDRWLALWKNARAADEVALGFETRCRRADGSWLPTDVSISFLRFRDTEYLLVYLTDVTERRRARAALEESEARLKGIAGNVPGLLFRLERAAPGAEVHISFIGEGSAGLVGYPAATLLEPERGIRSLVHPDDRDGYWSSQQAALAADDDWHWQGRLLTRDGTPIWVDIKATARRLEAGRVVWDGMVWDISEIKHTELALAESRAQLRELAAHMESVREEEKARIAREVHDELGQMLTVLKLEISMCQLAHGEQDAELRERLQNMSKLIAQLFQQVRDVATALRPPILDAGIASAIEWQARRFEARTQIPCLVEVPEQLPPLGEAKATGLFRVLQEALTNIMRHARAHSVEVRLSREADELQLSISDDGVGFDPAHTRSGSFGLVGMRERVAMLGGRLRLDSTPGQGTTLYVRIPLAQEEKETA; encoded by the coding sequence ATGTCCGTTCGCCCGTCGCCGCTGCGTCACCTGATCGCGCTCATCCTGCTCGGCCTCGCGCTGCTGGCCGGCCGATCGGCCGCGGCCGAGGGCGTGGTGGCGGACGCCGGCCAATGGCAGACCGGACCTGCGCCGCTGCAGGTCGGCGTGGTGCTGCAGGCGCCCTACGCCGAACTCGATCGGCGTCAGCGCCAGGACCTGCTGGTCGGCGCCCATGTCGAGCTGATGGAGGCCCTGGCCGAGCAGCTCGGCGTCGGCCTGCGCTGGCACACCTTCGCCGACCAGGACGCCCTGGAGACGGCCGTGCGGCATGGCGAGATCGAACTGGCGCCCGGCCTGCAGCAGACCCCGAGCGGCCTGCGCCTGTGGCGCTACTCCGATCCCTACCTGCGCATCCCCCACCTGATCGTCGGCGAGCGCAGCAGCGCCGCCGCCGTGCGCCTCGATCGCCTGAGCCGCCAGCAGCCGGTGGCGGTGCGCGACGACAGTCCGGTACAGCGCTTCCTGCGCAGCAGCCACAGCGGCCTGGAAGTGCTGTCGGCCAGCTCGGAGCGGCAGGCGCTGCGCCTGGTGCTGGCCGGCGAGGCGAGCTACGCGGTGATCGACGAGGCGCAGTACGCCCGCCTGCTCGGCGAGGCGGAATTCGCCCCGCTGCAGGTGCTCGGCGACGTCGGCTATCCGCTGCTGCTGCGCGTGGCCGTGCGCCGCGACCTCGACGCGCTCGCCGCGCGGATCGACCAGGGCCTGCGCGCCCTGCCGGAGGAGCGCCTGGAGCAGCTGCAGCGGCGCTGGCTGCAGCCGCCGGTGGCGGGCCTCGGCGAGACCGCCGGCTTCTGGCGCAGCCTGGCGCTGCTGCTCGGCCTGCTGCTGGCCGCGCTGCTGGTCGCCACCTGGTGGCTGCGCCGCGAGAGCAGCGAGCTGGAACAGCGCCTGGCCGCGGCCCGCCACGACCTGTGGCTGCGCGAGTCGGCCGAGCAGGCCCTGCGCCTGACCCAGTTCTCCATCGACCACAGCACCGTCGGCATCCTCTGGGTCAACTGGGACAGCCACGTGCGCTACGCCAACCACGCCGCCGAGCAGCTGCTCGGCTACCGCCCCGGCGAGCTGGTCGAGCGGCCGCTGCGCGAGCTGGAACCGCAGCTGGACATGGACCGCTGGCTGGCGCTGTGGAAGAACGCACGCGCCGCCGACGAGGTGGCGCTGGGCTTCGAGACCCGTTGCCGGCGCGCCGACGGCAGCTGGCTGCCGACCGACGTGTCGATCAGCTTCCTGCGCTTTCGCGACACCGAGTACCTGCTGGTCTACCTCACCGACGTCACCGAGCGGCGCCGCGCGCGCGCCGCGCTGGAGGAGAGCGAGGCCCGTCTGAAGGGCATCGCCGGCAACGTGCCCGGCCTGCTGTTCCGCCTCGAGCGCGCCGCGCCGGGCGCCGAGGTGCACATCTCGTTCATCGGCGAGGGCAGCGCCGGGCTGGTCGGCTACCCGGCGGCGACCCTGCTCGAGCCGGAGCGTGGCATCCGCAGCCTGGTGCATCCCGACGACCGCGACGGCTACTGGAGCAGCCAGCAGGCGGCGCTGGCTGCCGACGACGACTGGCACTGGCAGGGCCGCCTGCTGACCCGCGACGGCACGCCGATCTGGGTCGACATCAAGGCCACCGCGCGGCGCCTGGAGGCCGGCCGGGTGGTGTGGGACGGCATGGTCTGGGACATCAGCGAGATCAAGCACACCGAGCTGGCGCTGGCCGAGTCGCGCGCCCAGCTGCGTGAGCTGGCCGCGCACATGGAGAGCGTGCGCGAGGAGGAGAAGGCGCGCATCGCCCGCGAGGTGCACGACGAGCTGGGGCAGATGCTCACCGTGCTCAAGCTGGAGATCTCCATGTGCCAGCTGGCCCACGGCGAGCAGGACGCCGAGCTGCGCGAGCGCCTGCAGAACATGAGCAAGCTGATCGCCCAGCTGTTCCAGCAGGTGCGCGACGTGGCCACCGCGCTGCGCCCGCCGATCCTCGACGCCGGCATCGCCTCGGCGATCGAGTGGCAGGCGCGGCGCTTCGAGGCGCGCACGCAGATCCCCTGCCTGGTCGAGGTGCCCGAGCAGCTGCCGCCGCTCGGCGAGGCCAAGGCCACCGGGCTGTTCCGCGTGCTGCAGGAAGCGCTGACCAACATCATGCGCCACGCCCGCGCGCACAGCGTCGAGGTGCGCCTGAGCCGCGAGGCGGACGAGCTGCAGCTCAGCATCAGCGACGATGGCGTGGGCTTCGATCCGGCGCACACCCGCAGCGGCTCGTTCGGCCTGGTCGGCATGCGCGAGCGGGTGGCCATGCTCGGCGGCCGCCTGCGTCTGGACAGCACCCCGGGGCAGGGCACTACCCTGTACGTGAGGATTCCCCTCGCCCAGGAGGAAAAGGAGACGGCATGA